TAAAGGCTCAGTAGATGGAAAGGAGGTGATTATAGGAAATGCAAGATTTCTTGAAATTTCTAAAATCTCCATAGATGAAAGACAAAAAAGGGACCTCAAGCAATATTCTAAAAAGGGCTTTACTATAGCAGGTATTGCGATAAATAATCAGCTAAAGGGCTGGTTTATAATAGCAGATAGAGTTGCACCAGAAGCTGAAGAGACTTTAAAGGAATTAAAGAGACTTAACAAAGAACCTGTCCTCATTACAGGTGACCGTAGAGAGGTTGCCAGCGAGGTTGCTGAAAGGCTTGGTATAGAAAAGGTATATTCCGAACTGCTACCTGTTGAGAAGGCAGAAATAATCAAGAAGCTCAAGAAATCAGGAAAGAAGGTAATAATGGTAGGTGATGGTATAAATGATGCACCAGCTCTTACAGAGGCAGACGCAGGGATTGCAACAGGTGGTGCTACTGATATAGCTGTAGAGAGTGCGGATGCCGTGCTCATGAGAAACAATATAAGTCTTCTGATACCCCTGGTCAGGCTATCAAAAAAAACATATTCAGTCATAAAAGAGAATCTACTCTGGGCATTCTCATACAATATAATTGCAATTCCCCTGGCCGTATCAGGAAAGATACATCCGATAATATCTGCAGTCCTGATGGCAGTAAGTTCCCTTATAGTAGTTAGCAATTCCTTGAAACTCAGACAAAGAAAAATGATAAAATACCGCAAAGGTTATACTTATGTATAGGATAGAAGAATTGAACAGGATAGAAGACCCTGTTAAAAAAAGGGCTTTTTTTATAGCAATCCTTTCTGAAGAGATTAAAAAAAGAGGTGGATCTCCTCCAATATTAGTTGGAGGTATGGCTCTTGAATTATATACACAGGGCAGTTATACAACCGGTGATATTGATATAAAGGCTCCAAAAGAACCTCTTGAAGAGATTCTTCAGGAATGGGGTTTTACTAAAAAGGGAAGGGTATGGTTTAATGAGATACTTGATATATATATCGACTGGCTTGGGGGTTCCCTTGATGAAGGACCTGAGGCAGAGGAACGGGCAAATAAAATTATCGTTGGTGAGGGACTTGAAATAAAAATAATCTCCATTGAAGATCTCATAATTGACAGGCTGAATGCCTATAAGTGGTGGAATGATGAGGACAGTCTTCTCTGGGTAAAAGTGCTTCTAAAAGTAAAAGAGGCAATGGGTGAGACGCCAGATAAGGATTATCTTAAGAGAAGGGCTAAAGAAGAAAAGGTCGAAGATATTATTGAGAACCTGATAGATTAAAAATGGCAAAATATAATTATGATAATCTTAAAAATATATCAAGAAAAGTAAGGGCAGACCTTGCCTCAGAGGGAATTATTGTTAAAAAAAGGGCAAGAAGAAAACCGAGGGATGAAGAGAAAAAAGGGCTCCTCCTTGAGATGGCTATCAAAAGGATAGAAAAATACCGGCCAAAAAAGACAGATAAGGGTATAGTCCTGCCCTACTATATCATAAAAAAATAAATATGTGGACTATTGGTTTTCTCATAATCCTTTGTCTCTGTCTGGCATTCGGTGCCTGGTTCCTCTTTTTATGGGCTGTAAAAAGCGGACAGTATGAAGATCCTGAAGGACCTAAATACAGGATGCTTGATGATGAAGAAAAGAAAGAGTCCGATAAACTTTAATATTTTTTCAGACCTTTCCCTTCAGAGAAAATTTCTGTGTATTAAAAGTTCTTTCTGCTCCTGCAGCAGAATTTAATGGCAGCTAAGGAAATGGCTATGATAGAATAATTTTATGTCCATACCGAGAATCGAACTTTTTAAAGAAATTTCTGAGAGAGACCTCCTAGAGATTGAGAAGAGCTCCTCAAGAGAGACCTTCAAGAAGAAAGAGACTATATTCAGCGAGGGTGAACCTTCAGAATGGCTCTATATCCTTACAAAGGGAAAGGTTAAGATTACAAAACTCTCCTATGAGGGCAAAGAGATAATACTTGAGATCATAAAGGCACCTGATTT
Above is a window of Thermodesulfovibrionales bacterium DNA encoding:
- the ccoS gene encoding cbb3-type cytochrome oxidase assembly protein CcoS, producing the protein MWTIGFLIILCLCLAFGAWFLFLWAVKSGQYEDPEGPKYRMLDDEEKKESDKL